GCAGCCCGCACTCAGAGCCTTGCTCGCTCCGAAGATGAGCCAATACGCGAAGCGCATAATCGATGTCGTCGACGTCCGCCACGCTCAGGTCCAGAGATCTGATTGGTAGCGCCAGAGCGCTGAAGCGAGCACAGGCGTCGAGTAGACAACCAGAATAGAGCGCGTTAGCGCTGCCGCGATAAGTACGCGGTCACCGGTGAACAGGTCGCACGCGTGCCGAACTTTCGCGGGTAGGACAAGGTACCCGTTGAGGCGAACTGTCCATCGGCGGTCGGGTGATGGCTTTAAAACCGCCACACGGTCTTTGACAGCAATGGAAATACCTTGACCGCCAGCCCAACCGAGTACCCGAAGCGCCGATCGATCGGATAATCGCCCACGGCCATCGATAGTTGCCACGGCGCAGTAGAGGTCGTCGGCCGGGCTCTCCTGCAGCGGGTCGGGATACGCGATTGCAATGCTGGCCCGATGCTTCTGATTCGCCGAAAGGAAAAATCCGGCGGGTTCCCACCAGTCAGCAAGAGGAGCTCGATCAGCATCGTCGTAGGACTTCATGAAGAGCCTCCCTTGCGACGATGTCGAGATGGTCTATGAGACGGTGCCCATCCTAGATCTGTTGCTACATCTTGCGGAATCTTGCGGTTGCGTCCAAATGTAGATTCGCTGAGTATGTGCGATCAATAATGATTTCAATTGACATATGGGATTTGGCTATTCGTTTGGGAATTGGATCTGGGTGCTGGGACGTGGTCGGTGCGCGGCAGGTGCGGTGGGGGTGGGCGGTGTGGCTCAGGTGCGTCCGCGCAGACTGCGTTGATGATTGCCAGGTTCACGGTGTACCAGAGTGGGTACGTCGGAGCTCTTCCGGGAGGGCCCGTCAGAGGCTGGAATTAGTTCCCCGCCAGCAGTTTTCGCCATTCGGCGACTGCCCTGCAGTTCCCGCTGTTTCCTGCAGATTCCCGCATTCGGGCTCTCAAACATGGAGCCAAAAATGGAGTCCGATTCCCGCTGGTTCCCGCGTAGTCGTCGACCTCGAATACGGTGGGGATATCGGCTTACGGGAGGGCGGTCTCACTTGCCATCCTAAGTCCGGGACGCCTCGCTGATCACCCTGAGCCAGTGTGCGAGCTCCTCGCTGGTGCGTGCGTTCACGGTCGGGAACGCGCCGATCACGCCGTTGCGGCAGGCCGCGACGACCAGTCGCGGGCCCGACACCAGAAACATCGGTGCGGCGATGGCGGGGATCGTCAGGCGCGGGCGGATCGCATCGAACCCGCTCATGCGCCGATCTCGCCCGCATGGCCGGTGGTGTCGATGCCTTCGCCGATCACGCGCGCGACGAGTTTGGGATCGTCGGACATCGGGACATGGCCACAGCCGGGCAGGCTCACCCACCGGTGTGGGCGGGCAGGTGTCGACGCGATTGGCACACCCCCGCCGGCAGCATCCGGTCGTGGGTGCCGAAGGCCACGGTGACCGGCACGGTGATCTCTTGTCCGCCTTCGAAACACAGCGATCGGGCATGATGCACCGCCAACCGCAGCGCGACCGCGGATCGGTCGAGGTCGCGGACCATACCGATGGCTTCGCGCTGGGGAATCCGCTCCGGGTACCGGGCCACGAGGGCCAGCCCGGCGTTGCGAACCTGCCGGATGCGCAGCACTGCCGCCCCGGGCCCGCGGGTCAGCAATGAGCCGAGCAGCAGCGCCTGGAACTGTGCGAACAGCAGCGTCGGCATGCCGCCGCGCCACAACCCGGCGGGCGCGACAGCGACCACGCTGCGTGCCATCCCACGCCGGGCGGCCTCGAGGGCGAACCAGCCGCCCATCGAATTGGCCGCCAGATCCACCGGCTCGTTCAAGCCCAGCCGCTCGAATTGCGTCGCCAGCTGCCCCATCACCCACTCCAGCGTGAAATCGATGTGCTCGGGCAAGGGTGTGCGGCCGAATCCGGGGAAGTCCAGAGCGATTACGCGCCGGCGATCGGCGAGCCGGTCCATCACCGGCAGCCAGTTGCGTGCAGTGCCGCCGGCCCCGTGCAACAACACCAGCGCGGGCCCTGAGCCTTGCTCGATGCGATTCCACACGTTCATCAGCCAGCTCCCTCGATGGCACGGCGGCAGCACCGCAAACTTCTTCCCAGCATCGCCCGAGTTCGGATGCCCCGCCACCGCCACAACGCCGAAAAACATCGGCCCGCATTGTCTTCCAGACCAAGCGCGAGTTCGAGATCACCCACGACCAGCTGCGGCTCCCCGTCTGCGGCCAGTTACCACGAACTAGCACGTTGTCAGCAACCGAGCTGGATGCCCGCTCATGTAGAGTGATCTGCTAGTGTCGTTTCATGACGCAACGAAATGATCGCATGGAACTGGCGCGTGCGGTCATGGAGCTCATCGACCAGGGACACCGTCAGATCTCCCGGCGCCTGGATCTGACCCGGGTCCGGGTGTTGGGGACGGTGGCCGCGCTCGGTCCCGTCCGTCCGAGCACGATTGCCGCCGAGCTGGGTCTCACCGCGTCCGCGACCAGCCGGCACCTCGCCGCCCTGGAGCGCGCGGGGCACCTGACGGTCGAACCTGATCCGCACGACTCCCGGACTTTCCTCG
This sequence is a window from Nocardia yunnanensis. Protein-coding genes within it:
- a CDS encoding alpha/beta hydrolase; this translates as MNVWNRIEQGSGPALVLLHGAGGTARNWLPVMDRLADRRRVIALDFPGFGRTPLPEHIDFTLEWVMGQLATQFERLGLNEPVDLAANSMGGWFALEAARRGMARSVVAVAPAGLWRGGMPTLLFAQFQALLLGSLLTRGPGAAVLRIRQVRNAGLALVARYPERIPQREAIGMVRDLDRSAVALRLAVHHARSLCFEGGQEITVPVTVAFGTHDRMLPAGVCQSRRHLPAHTGG
- a CDS encoding MarR family winged helix-turn-helix transcriptional regulator; the encoded protein is MTQRNDRMELARAVMELIDQGHRQISRRLDLTRVRVLGTVAALGPVRPSTIAAELGLTASATSRHLAALERAGHLTVEPDPHDSRTFLARLTDDGRAEITTTIQAGAVVFADVISDWPEADVSTALTLITRLNHAWAQRGKTSGAKPQPGTGPRWLRARGEENPRKKKD